The Bombus pyrosoma isolate SC7728 linkage group LG3, ASM1482585v1, whole genome shotgun sequence genome has a segment encoding these proteins:
- the LOC122565751 gene encoding protein Pixie, translating to MPPKKSMEETDRLTRIAIVNSDKCKPKRCRQECKRSCPVVRMGKLCIEVTPNSKIASISEELCIGCGICVKKCPFEAISIINLPSNLEKETTHRYSKNSFKLHRLPIPRPGEVLGLVGTNGIGKSTALKILAGKQKPNLGRFSDPPDWTEILSHFRGSELQNYFTKILEDDLKALIKPQYVDQIPKAVKGTVQQLLDKKDECKNQIEICKMLDLMHIRDRGIDALSGGELQRFACAMVCIQNGDIFMFDEPSSYLDVKQRLNAAVTIRSLIHPDKFIIVVEHDLSVLDYLSDFICCLYGVPGAYGVVTMPFSVREGINIFLDGFVPTENLRFREESLVFKVAESATEEEVKRMNHYEYPAMTKTMGSFKLNVEKGQFTDSEILVLLGENGTGKTTFIRMLAGNLPPDDGSGSIPQLHISYKPQKISPKSQGIVRQLLHEKIRDAYVHPQFVTDVMKPLKIDDIMDQEVQNLSGGELQRVALALCLGKPADVYLIDEPSAYLDSEQRLVAAKVIKRFILHAKKTGFVVEHDFIMATYLADRVIVFSGTPSLATTAHSPQSLLNGMNRFLELLGITFRRDPNNFRPRINKSQSVKDLEQKKAGQYFFLEE from the exons ATGCCACCAAAAAAGTCAATGGAGGAAACTGATCGGTTGACTCGTATAGCTATTGTTAATTCTGATAAATGTAAACCAAAACGGTGCAGGCAAGAATGCAAAAGATCTTGTCCAGTAGTACGAATGGGAAAACTTTGTATAGAAGTTACTCCTAATAGCAAGATAGCATCAATATCTGAAGAACTGTGTATTGGATGTGGTATTTGTGTCAAG aaatgtCCGTTCGAGGcaatatctattattaatcTTCCTAGTAATTTAGAGAAGGAAACGACACATCgttattcaaaaaattcatttaaactGCACAGACTGCCTATTCCAAGACCTGGAGAAGTATTAGGTTTGGTTGGAACTAATGGAATTGGGAAATCAACTGCTCTTAAAATTTTGGCAGGCAAACAAAAGCCTAATTTAGGACGATTTTCa gATCCACCAGATTGGACAGAAATTTTAAGCCATTTTAGAGGTAGTGAATTGCAGAATTATTTTACCAAAATATTGGAAGATGATTTAAAAGCTCTTATCAAACCTCAGTATGTAGATCAAATTCCTAAAGCTGTAAAAGGCACTGTACAACAGCTTTTAGACAAAAAGGATGAGTGTAAAAATCagatagaaatttgtaaaatgttgG aTTTAATGCACATACGTGATAGAGGTATTGATGCACTTTCTGGTGGAGAACTTCAACGTTTTGCATGTGCTATGGTGTGCATTCAAAATGGAGACATTTTTATGTTTGATGAACCATCTTCATATTTAGATGTAAAGCAACGCCTCAATGCGGCTGTGACGATTCGATCTCTTATTCATCCCGATAA GTTCATAATAGTAGTGGAACATGACTTATCAGTTTTAGACTATTTGTCTGATTTTATTTGTTGCCTTTATGGAGTTCCGGGAGCGTATGGTGTTGTTACTATGCCTTTCTCTGTTAGAGaaggtataaatattttcctcgaTGGTTTTGTGCCAACCGAAAATTTGAGATTCCGCGAGGAATCTCTTGTATTTAAAGTAGCCGAAAGTGCAACCGAGGAAGAAGTCAAACGCATGAATCATTACGAATATCCCGCGATGACGAAGACAATGggttcttttaaattaaatgttgaaAAGGGTCAATTTACAGATTCAGAAATTCTTGTGCTACTTGGTGAAAATGGAACGGGGAAAACGACATTCATCAGAATGTTGGCTGGTAATTTGCCACCTGATGACGGATCGG GAAGTATTCCCCAGTTACATATTAGTTACAAACCACAAAAAATTAGTCCCAAATCTCAAGGCATTGTACGGCAATTATTACATGAAAAAATTAGGGACGCTTATGTTCACCCTCAATTTGTAACGGACGTTATGAAGCCGTTAAAAATAGATGATATTATGGATCAAGAAGTACAGAATCTCTCTGGAGGAGAATTACAACGAGTGGCTTTAGCTTTATGTCTTGGAAAGCCTGCCgatgtttatttaatcgatGAACCTTCTGCTTATCTGGACTCTGAGCAACGTTTAGTTGCAGCTAAAGTAATAAAACG GTTTATTTTACATGCGAAGAAAACGGGATTCGTAGTAGAGCATGACTTTATCATGGCTACGTACTTGGCTGACCGTGTAATTGTATTTTCCGGTACTCCATCATTAGCGACTACAGCTCATAGTCCGCAATCTCTATTAAATGGAATGAACAGATTTTTAGAACTTTTAGGCATTACGTTCAGAAGAGATCCAAACAATTTCAGACCGAGGATTAATAAGAGCCAGTCCGTGAAA gATTTGGAACAGAAGAAAGCTGGGCAATATTTCTTCCTCGAAGAATGA
- the LOC122565752 gene encoding arfaptin-2, translated as MERSIHEMLKDAPSLNDSDSAVHSGTPPPHVPNNCNNENQPRPATINLTLGSPISQMSVTVSPNTPIQNGDTQTMRTAQSKIESIKNWSISTYKCTRQLMYEKLGKTSRTVDSELETQIELLRDTQRKYCNVLRLSRALASHFHHVVQTQHALGEAFSELAQKSPELQEEFLYNSETQRNLTKNGETLLGALNFFVSSVNTLCNKTIEDTLFTVRQYETARIEYDAYRTDLEALAQVTKNDSSNAARLEAAQANYEEHKQNFEKLRSDVSIKLKFLDENRIKVMHKQLLLFHNAVSAYFSGNQTALEATLKQFNIKVKSPNSSLPSWLEQ; from the exons ATGGAGCGAAGTATTCATGAAATGTTGAAAGATGCTCCATCTTTAAATGATAGCGACAGTGCAGTTCATAGTGGAACTCCTCCACCTCATGTAccaaataattgtaataatgaaaatcaaCCCAGACCAGCTACAATAAACTTAACATTGGGCAGTCCTATATCTCAAATGT ctGTAACAGTATCTCCAAATACACCTATTCAGAATGGTGATACACAGACAATGCGTACTGCTCAGAGTAAAATTGAAAGCATTAAAAATTGGAGTATTTCTACATATAAGTGTACAAGACAATTAATGTATGAAAAACTTGGGAAAACATCCCGTACAGTAGATTCAG AACTTGAAAcacaaattgaattattaagaGATACTCAAAGAAAGTACTGCAATGTGTTACGATTATCTAGAGCATTAGCTTCTCATTTTCATCATGTTGTTCAAACGCAACATGCTTTAGGGGAAGCATTTTCTGAGTTAGCACAAAAATCTCCAGAGTTACAAGAAGAGTTTCTATATAATTCAGAAACTCAAAGGAATTTGACTAAAAATGGTGAAACATTATTAGGGGCCTTAaacttttttgtttcttcagtAAATACACTTTGTAATAAAACTATCGAAGACACATTATTTACAGTACGACAATATGAAACAGCAAG AATAGAATACGATGCATATAGAACAGATCTTGAAGCATTAGCACAAGTAACAAAAAATGATAGCAGCAATGCAGCCAGATTGGAAGCAGCGCAGGCAAATTATGAAGAGCATAagcaaaattttgaaaaactaaGATCAGATGTTTCaattaaacttaaatttttaGATGAAAATAGA ATCAAGGTAATgcataaacaattattattattccacaATGCAGTATCTGCTTATTTTTCTGGAAATCAAACTGCTCTGGAAGCCACACTAAAGCAATTTAACATAAAAGTTAAATCACCAAATTCATCTTTACCATCGTGGCTTGAACAGTAG
- the LOC122577923 gene encoding mitochondrial import inner membrane translocase subunit Tim10 B-like → MDASIIRNMKDFHYLFNQMSETCFKTCVSTFMSRDISTEEIQCIENCSGKHIHANHKIMEIFMEVQPAIARKSMEEFQKTQAALDAAQKEQNSESNR, encoded by the exons atggATGCTTCGATTATCAGAAAT ATGAAGGATTTCcattatttgtttaatcaaATGTCTGAAACATGTTTCAAGACGTGCGTGAGTACATTTATGTCAAGGGATATATCTACAGAAGAG ATTCAATGCATAGAGAACTGTTCAGGCAAACATATCCACGCGAATCacaaaataatggaaatatttatggaagTGCAACCTGCTATTGCTCGTAAAAGCATGGAGGAATTTCAAAAGACTCAGGCAGCTTTAGATGCAGCACAAAAAGAACAGAATTCTGAAAGCAATAGATAg